GTTCCTCATCAGTGTCTTTTTCATCTTCGTTTTGAGCAACCAGAACGCAGGAAATCTGTTGCTCGGATTTTGTTAAGAAGGCATCAGCTAGAGTCACTTCACCGTTATCTATTCGCCTAGCCAAATTAAGTAAAGCATCAGCTAAGACAATTGGCACCCTAATAGCACGGGTACTCCCAAGTTTCCATGAAGGGGCTGGACCTCGCTTACCACATCGGGGACTTTCTAACATACGTTTACCTATACACATTGTCATCATAAACTTGTACAAGTTTAGAAAACTTGTACAAATTAAGTGTAAGCTAAAGATTATTCAAAAAAAAATAGCGACTTTACCGCTTCACAGATTAAGGGTAAGTACTGTGTCCAACTATCACTAGTACAAAAAGGTAGCTATGGTGAATACAGAAGACTATAGTGCCTATCAAAACAGCTTTTTTGTCATTTTTAACTGTTTAGTTATTTCTGCTGTGCTGTAGTAGTTAAAAAACCTATCTCGTATGTAAGATTGGGCAATAGTTACAAACTTTCTGAACAAGCACCTCAGTTTCTTGCTTTAGTCTTCCTAATTAAAACTTAACCAAGAACAAAACTATGCTTAACTCTGACCACAACGATAGGTTGAAACTCCAACTAAAGGTAGGTAAACAGAGGGCTGCTACTTTATTAAAGCAGTGCGTCTTAGAGGAATTTGTCTATCTGTTTCAGGATACGGGGCTTCAAGCGATGTTGCTTGAGTCTGAAATGGAAGTCATGGAACAAGTTGCTATAAGGTGGGTGAGTGTAATTGTTTACTACAATGACCTGGGAAAACGCGTAAAAGACGAAATCCAAGCGAATAGTGAGCAATGGACAGTTTTTCGGGATACCACAGGGGTGATTGAAGTTGAAGTATTTGCCCGCCCATTTACTAACCCGAAAAAGTGTATGACTCGTGTTGATTTGAAAGATTTAGGTGGATGGGATAACAGTCCTGTAAAATATGGAGTCCGACCAATCTTGATCTGGTAACGCAACAATCTTAAACGCTTTACTCTAATTACAATTTGGGCAGAATCTCTGGCAATAACTGACCTGGAACTTTAGACAAAGCCAAGTTTTGTCCTTGGATGCCTAATTCATTGTGGAAAGCGCGAATCGTTTTTATCACATAAGCAAAAGTTGTTTGATAAGCCTCTGGTTGCTTGCTCAGTCCATTTAAGGCTTGCAAATGATTGTCTAATGATGCTTCTAGGTGTTTAGAACGAGTCGCTTTATCGGCATCGAAATACTGGTCTGTTGCTAACTGAAAATGCGCTATTCCTAAATTATTGTGAGTAGCCAACACATCAAAACTCAAAGGCATACCATTGAGTGAGTGAGCAAGGGTCAGAGCTTCTTCATATGAACTAATGCATTGTTCTAACAAATTTTGCCGATCCTGCTTTAAAGTTTGTGCTTCATTGGCAAGATGCCAGTAGGCAGTTCCAAGATTATTTTGGGTAGCGGCGCAGGCGGGAGGAACATTCGCAGGAGTCCGATATTTCAGCGCTTCGCGGTAAGCATCAATAGCTAATGGCAGATTTTCCGCTGGCTGTTCGTATTGTGCAATATTCCAGTATGCCGTGCCGATATTGTTTTGAATCATGCCATACTTAAGCGGTTCTTCTTCAGGGCTGTAGTAAGTCAGCGCCAGTTTGTAAGATCCAATGGCTTTCTTGAGATGCTCAACAGGTTGATTGTATTGTGCTAAATGCCAGTAAGCTGTACCTAAATTATTCTGGCAAGCAGCATACTTTAATGGTTCCATCTGCGCTGTACGGAACTGGAGAGCTTCACTGTAAGCTAAAACTGCTTGTTGCCAGTTGTCCGCAGGGTTAGCAAAACGAGCTAAATCACCGTAAGCTGTCCCCAGATTATTTTGCACACGAGCGTAGGTTTCAGGGTGACTTTCTGGTGAAATGAGCTTCAAAGCCAAATGATAAAATTCAATCCCTTGCTCTATGTAAGCTTGTCCCTCTTCAGAATTGGGTGGTGTGCGATAAAGCATCCAGTAGAGTGTACCCAAGTCATTCAAGGTATCAGGCACTTGGGGGGAACTGTCATCATGGGTGATTGATTCTTGATAGGCAAGAATTGCCACCATGAGGTTTTCTAGGGTTGACTGTCCTTGCTCAATACGAAGGCGATATAAGTTTCCTAAGCGGTGATAAGCTGCTCCCATCTGGACACCTGAAGCTTGTTGTGAATGTAATTCCTCTATCTCCTCTAGAATTTGCTTCACTTGCAAGCTCTGGTCATCATCTTCAGCAATTGTTGTGTTAATAGTTCCCAGTACTAGCTCTGTTAACTCTTGGCTAATGTGAGATAAGCGCTCTTGCAATGGGGGTTCGCTTGTGCTTGCTTTATCCGCGAGTTCCTCTTGAAGAGGTTTGTTTGTTAAGTTTTCTGATTTTGATGGAGGAAACTCCTGCGGTTTGTGTCCCCGATTGACTGATCTCTGTGCCGGAAAATCGAAATCATCCGCAATGGCTGATTCTTCTAAAATGGATTTTTCTACATTGCCTAACTCTAAACTTCTAGAACCGGAAAAACGTTCTGGTGAGCTTTTATTTTGAGTTGTCGGTGTGGGTTCTCCGGCAAAAACAAAAACACCTGTACGGTAACGCCAAAACTGTGGTGCTGATTGCTGAATAGCATACAACCAAGGACGCGGTATCCACAACAGTAAGCTGGATTCAAACTTAGACAGTTGCTGCTCTGTTAAACGCAGATAGTGCAAAAATAACCGCTGTATTGCAACTGGTTGCCTCGTCAGCTGTTCGACACCCACAATCTGAAACGCTGGTATTGGTAATGGTCGCCCTGGAGCGTCTTTTGATGCCCCAACAATCGGCGGTGGATAACTAGACAACCATTGATTTATTTGAGCTATGGGATTAGGGTCGCTTAAATTCAGCCGTAATGTTACTAATCGCGGATAGGCTGGTGTGCTTGCTTCCTGCATATTTGATGGCTGATATAGCACTTGCCCAACAGGATAAGCCAAAGTTGAATGCAAACGCGCTGCCACCTGATTTCTCAGGTTTAAATCATCACACACCGCCAAAAAAATTTGTCGCCGTAAACCGAGACCGAGAGCAAGTTTCAGGCGGTGATACACTTGCCGATTCCAAGTAAAATTATCCGAGTGTGCAGTTTCATTTACGCTCATGGCGGCTAAAGAGCCAAAACGCAGTGGACATACCCTCTTGGGGTGCATACAGGTAGCCTGTAAATCTGACCATGACTACGACTTTCAAGTAATTGTTGCTTTGCTCAGGATAAATCGATTCTTTGTGGTTTCAAAGAATGAAAGTATATATTTATACTATAAATGAAAGAATTTTAATCTAAATAAAAAAAACAGGCTCCTATAAAACAGGGAACCTGAAAAAACTCAAAAATTTAATTTTCAATTTCTCAAAAAATTTATGATCAACTGACATTTGAGACAGAAAAAGCAACAAAAATTAAACCACCGACCAAAATTGTAGCAGTAATTCCTAGGATAATGTAATTTCGCTTTTGTCCCTCTGTTGGAGGCTCTGCCTTGTAAATTTTGGGTTCTTTAGCAAAGTTATTGAGACGACCGCCTTCTTCTGTGGTGTAGGGCATGAGTATAATTCCTTATGCTATTTCTTTATTTTATGTTACATAAACGTTATATTTGCTCTTAAAAGTAGGAGACAAATCGTTACATAGAGTCAAGAGTCAAGAGTTACTATGAACCATTGACTCTTGAGTGGATTAACCAGTAATCGTTCCCGTTAGGGGTGAACTAGCCATAGCGTAGGTTTTGATGGGCATTCTCCCGGCAAGGTAAGCCAGACGACCGGCAATTGTTGCCAAATTCATGGCACGAGCCATTGCAGCGGGGTTTTGTGCGAGGGCGATCGCGCTATTAATCAACAAAGCATCTGCGCCCATTTCCATTGCTTGCGCCGCCTCAGAGGGTGCTCCAATCCCTGCATCTACCACCACTGGTACATTGGCATTTTCAATGATAATTTGGATATTTGCAGTAGTTTTCAATCCCTGTCCAGAACCAATGGGTGCTGCCAAAGGCATGACTGTAGCACAGCCAACTTCTTCCAAGCGCTTCGCTAGCATGGGGTCAGCGTTGATGTAGGGCAATACTGCAAAACCTTCTTTCACCAGCTGTTCTGCTGCTTGTAGAGTCCCAATGGGGTCTGGTAGCAGATACTTAGCGTCAGGAATCACTTCTAACTTAACAAAGTTGTTATCTTCCTGTCCTAACAGTTTTGCCATTTCCCGCCCCAAACGTGCGACGCGAATTGCCTCTTCTGCAGTTTTGCAACCAGCGGTATTGGGCAACATCCAGATTTTTGTCCAATCTAATGCTTCGGCTAAACCTTCGTGTCCAGGGGCATTGGTTTGTACTCGCCGTACTGCAACAGTGACAATTTCACAACCGCTCGCAACAACGCTTTGCTGCATTTCCTCAATGCTGCGATACTTGCCCGTTCCTGTCATCAAGCGGGATTGGAAAGTTTTTCCGGCAATTTGGAGTGGTGAGTCTTCTAAAGTGCTGATCTCTAAGTTCTGAGTACTAAGTTCTGATCTGTGAGTTCTGAGTGTAGGGTAAGTAAGCATTGGGGTGGTAGATGACTTTGTGTGGAAGCGCGAGTAGTGGAAATGAGAGAGTAATGGGTCTGTTTTTTGTTCGAGAATCAAATCGGCAAGCAATGCTGCTGTTATCGGTGCCAGAAGAATACCATTGCGGTAATGACCTGTGGCAAAGGTTAAGTTTTCACAGGGGCTGCTGCCAAGAATAGGTAATTCATCTGGGGTTGCAGGGCGAAATCCCCACCATAATTCCTCTATGGGATAGTGCTGTATTTGGGGAAATAGACGGATGGCGCTGTGTAGTAAGGTTTGAATTCCTGCTGGAGTGTTGTGGGGGGTGAAGCCGACATCCTCAACCGTGGTACCAACAATAATTCGTCTGTCGCGCCTCGGTACGATGTAAATGTCCTCCCCAAACAAAACGCGTGTCAAGGGCAGATCCGGCAAAAATTCCGGCACTTTCACGCTGATCATTTGACCTTTTACAGGACGCAGGGGAAGTGG
The sequence above is a segment of the Mastigocladopsis repens PCC 10914 genome. Coding sequences within it:
- a CDS encoding tetratricopeptide repeat protein codes for the protein MSVNETAHSDNFTWNRQVYHRLKLALGLGLRRQIFLAVCDDLNLRNQVAARLHSTLAYPVGQVLYQPSNMQEASTPAYPRLVTLRLNLSDPNPIAQINQWLSSYPPPIVGASKDAPGRPLPIPAFQIVGVEQLTRQPVAIQRLFLHYLRLTEQQLSKFESSLLLWIPRPWLYAIQQSAPQFWRYRTGVFVFAGEPTPTTQNKSSPERFSGSRSLELGNVEKSILEESAIADDFDFPAQRSVNRGHKPQEFPPSKSENLTNKPLQEELADKASTSEPPLQERLSHISQELTELVLGTINTTIAEDDDQSLQVKQILEEIEELHSQQASGVQMGAAYHRLGNLYRLRIEQGQSTLENLMVAILAYQESITHDDSSPQVPDTLNDLGTLYWMLYRTPPNSEEGQAYIEQGIEFYHLALKLISPESHPETYARVQNNLGTAYGDLARFANPADNWQQAVLAYSEALQFRTAQMEPLKYAACQNNLGTAYWHLAQYNQPVEHLKKAIGSYKLALTYYSPEEEPLKYGMIQNNIGTAYWNIAQYEQPAENLPLAIDAYREALKYRTPANVPPACAATQNNLGTAYWHLANEAQTLKQDRQNLLEQCISSYEEALTLAHSLNGMPLSFDVLATHNNLGIAHFQLATDQYFDADKATRSKHLEASLDNHLQALNGLSKQPEAYQTTFAYVIKTIRAFHNELGIQGQNLALSKVPGQLLPEILPKL
- the psb34 gene encoding photosystem II assembly protein Psb34, encoding MPYTTEEGGRLNNFAKEPKIYKAEPPTEGQKRNYIILGITATILVGGLIFVAFSVSNVS
- the thiO gene encoding glycine oxidase ThiO, whose protein sequence is MTSDVLIIGGGVISLAIAIELKLRGAKVTVVNREFRVAATHAAAGMLAPGAERIQQKAMQELCSRSLYLYPEWTRKLEEFTSINTGYWSCGILAPVYQETNRLEETFPPSSSYWLEKVAIHQYQPGLGEEVVGGWLYPEDAQVDNRALAQALLATAKSLGVELQEGIAVAGIQQQQGQVVGVQTSTGLLRAQHYVLAAGAWSNTLFPLPLRPVKGQMISVKVPEFLPDLPLTRVLFGEDIYIVPRRDRRIIVGTTVEDVGFTPHNTPAGIQTLLHSAIRLFPQIQHYPIEELWWGFRPATPDELPILGSSPCENLTFATGHYRNGILLAPITAALLADLILEQKTDPLLSHFHYSRFHTKSSTTPMLTYPTLRTHRSELSTQNLEISTLEDSPLQIAGKTFQSRLMTGTGKYRSIEEMQQSVVASGCEIVTVAVRRVQTNAPGHEGLAEALDWTKIWMLPNTAGCKTAEEAIRVARLGREMAKLLGQEDNNFVKLEVIPDAKYLLPDPIGTLQAAEQLVKEGFAVLPYINADPMLAKRLEEVGCATVMPLAAPIGSGQGLKTTANIQIIIENANVPVVVDAGIGAPSEAAQAMEMGADALLINSAIALAQNPAAMARAMNLATIAGRLAYLAGRMPIKTYAMASSPLTGTITG